GAGAAGGCGGGGGAGCTGCGGCGCGTCAGCGTGCCGGTGGACCCCACGCTGGAGATCAGCGAGGTGGTGACCCGGACGGTACGGGCCGACGGGCCGGCGTTGCTCTTCGAGCGGCCGACCCGGGGTGAGATGCCGGTGGCGATCAACCTGTTCGGTACCGAGAAGCGGATGGCGATGGCGCTCGGTGTGGAGAGCCTCGACGAGATCGGCGCGCGGCTCGGCGAGATGCTCAAGCCGGAGCTGCCGGTGGGGCTCTCCGGGATGATGGACGGCCTGGGCAAGGTACGCCAGCTCACCTCGATGCCGCCGAAGAAGGTCAGGACCGCCCCCTGCCAGCAGGTGGTGTACCGGGGCGACGACGTCGATCTGGACCGGCTGCCGGGGTTGCAGGTCTGGCCGGGCGACGGCGGGATCTTCCACAACTTCGGGCTGACCCACACCAAGCACCCGGAGACCGGCAAGCGCAACCTCGGGCTCTACCGGTTGCAGCAGCACTCGTCGACCTCGATCGGGATGCACTGGCAGATCCACAAGAACTCCACCGCCCACCACGCGGTCGCCGAGCGGCTCGGCCAGCGGCTGCCGGTGGCGATCGCGATCGGCTGCGACCCGGCCGTGGCGTACTCGGCGAGCGCGCCGCTGCCGGCCGACATCGACGAGTACCTGTTCGCCGGGTACCTGCGCGGTGCCCGGGTCGAGATGGTCGACTGCCTGACCGTGCCGTTGCAGGTGCCGGCGCACGCCCAGATCGTGCTGGAGGGGTACATCGAGCCGGGCGAGCGGATGCCGGAGGGGCCGTTCGGCGACCACACCGGCTTCTACACCCCGGTCGAGCCCTTCCCGGTGATGCACGTGGAGTGCATGACCATGCAGCGCGACCCGGTGTACCACTCGATCGTCACCTCCCAGCCGCCGCAGGAGGACCACGGTCTCGGCAAGGCCACCGAGCGGATCTTCGCCCCGCTGCTGCGCTTCCTGATCCCGGACATCGTCGACTACGACCTGCCCGCCGCCGGGGTCTTCCACAACTGTGCGATCGTGTCGATCCGCAAGCGGTACCCGAAGCACGCCCAGAAGGTGATGAACGCGATCTGGGGCGCGCACATGATGTCGCTTACCAAGCTGATCGTGATCGTCGACGAGGACTGCGACGTGCACGACTACAACGAGGTCGCCTTCCGCGCCTTCGGCAACGTCGACTACGCCCGGGACCTGCTGCTCACCGAGGGGCCGGTGGACCACCTCGACCACGCGTCGTACCAGCAGTTCTGGGGTGGCAAGGCGGGCGTCGACGCGACCCGCAAGCTGCCCGAGGAGGGCTACCACCGGGGTTGGCCCGAGGAGATGCGGATGGCCCCCGAGGTGGTCAGCCTGGTCGACAAGCGTTGGAAGGAGTACGGCATCTGATGACCGCCACCGCCGAGGCGCCCGGCCGGGTCCGCGCCTTCCTGAACCTGGTGGCGATCGAACACTCGGTCTTCGCGTTGCCCTTCGCGTACCTGTCGGCGTTGACCGCGATGCAGGTCAACGGGGGGCGGGTCCGCTGGCTCGACCTGCTGTTGATCACCGTGGCGATGGTCGGCGCGCGTACCTTCGCGATGGCGGCCAACCGGATCCTCGACCGGCGGATCGACGCGCGGAATCCGCGTACCGCGAATCGGGAACTGGTCACCGGGGCGGTGAGCGTGCGGACGGCCTGGACCGGCGCGGGCGTCGCGCTGGTGGTCTTCCTGGCCGCCGCCGCCCTGCTCAACCCGCTGGTCCTGGTGCTCGCGCCGCTGGCGGTGGTCCCGCTGGTCGTCTACCCGTATGGCAAACGCTTCACCGACTGGCCGCACGCGATCCTGGCGGTGGCCCAGGCGGTCGGGCCGGTCGGGGCCTGGCTCGCGGTCACCGGCACCTTCGCCGGCTCCTGGCCGGCGTGGCTGCTCGGCGCGGCCGTCGGGCTCTGGATCGGCGGCTTCGACCTGATCTACGCCTGCCAGGACGCCGAGGTGGACCGCGAGATCGGGGTACGCAGCGTGCCCGCCCGGTACGGCAAACGGTTCGCGCTGCACGCCTCCACGGTGGCGCACGTGGTGACGTTCGGGCTCTTCGTCTGGTTCGGGGTGCTTGTCGGCTTCGGCTGGCCGTGGTGGCTGGGGCTGCTGCTGACCGCGGTGGCGTTCGGGTACCAGCACGTGGTGGTCACCCCGACCGACCTGAGCCGGGTCAACCGGGCGTTCTTCACCGCCAACGGGTTTGTCGGCATCGCGCTCTTCGTCTTCGCCCTGCTCGACCTGGTGCTCCGCCTCGGCCTACGCCCCTGACCGTGCGCCCGGCCCGCCACCGGCGCCGGCGGTGTAAGAAGGGGACCCTTCTCTACCGGATGCGTTAAGAAGGGGCCCTTCCTTACCCGTAGCGGGCGCTTTCCAGGGTCCAGTCGATGGTGCCGCGGACGGCGTCGGCGACCCCGTCGAGGTGGGTGGTGACGGCCTCGTCCAGCGCCGGTCCGAACGACGGCACCGTCGCGCGGAGGGTCACGAAGCGGGCCATCGCGGCCCGCCACCGCTCGGCGACCAGCTCCACGGCGGCGTCGACCGGCACACCCCGCTCGGCGGCCACCGCCAGCACCAGGTTGTGCCCGCCGGAGGTCGCCCGGTCCCTCTCCAGCGAGGCCAGGTCGTTGTACCAGGAGAGCAGGTCGTTGCCGACCTCGCCGACCCGGCGCAGCGCCGGATGGTGGTACACCGCGTCGGGCAGCGGCCGGCCGGTGACGAACTCGATCAACGGGTACGACACGTACGCCGCCGAGGTGGCCCGGCGCAGCACCACGTACTCGTCGACGCCGGGCCGTCGACCGGTGGCCCGGTTCATCCGCTCCCGCCAGGTGCCGTCGAGGTGCTCGGCGACCGCGTCGGCGAACCTGGTCCGCCACCGGTCCGGCATCCGGTGCCGGGGTTCCCGCCAGGCCCGCAGCAGCAGCCGGCGCAGCGGACCGGTCAGGCCGGGATGCGCCGGCCGGGGCCCGTACCGCAGCAGGTAGAGCGTGCCCTCCCGCAACGCGCTGATCCGCTCCGGTGACAGTGCCTGCGGTCCGTCGCAGGCGTCGTCGACCAGGAAGAACCAGGTGAACAGGGCGGTGAGCACGCGCAGGTCGGCTTCGTCGGCGTGCGGATAGAGCCGGGCCGCGTACCCGGCGAAGCGGGCCTGGTGCAGCCGGTGCCGGGCCGGGCCGTCCAGCGGCAGACCCGACTCGGTAAGCAGGGCGGCCAGCCAGTCCTGCACCTCGTCGACCATGGGCGCCGGTCGGCGGGCGGGCAACGGGCAGGCCGACGCCAACGCCCGGAGGGTGCGATCGACCATGGCCCGTCCTCCCCGTACGGCTGCTGGCCCGCAGCATGCCAGGCGGGCCCGGCACGGGGATATCCGGGCACACTTCGCCCATCCCCACCTGGGCTTTCCCGTCCGGATACCGGGGCCGCCCAGCGGGTTCCCAGGCGTACCAGGCAGGCTGGACGGTATGCGTGAGCCATGGGTGGTCGGGGTCTCCGGGGCGTCCGGCACCCCGTACGCGGCGGCCGTTGTCCGGGCTCTGCTCGATGCCGGCGCGGCGGTCGACCTGATCGTCTCCCGGGCGGCCCGGTTGACCGTGCTGGACGAGACCGGCCGGCCGTTCCGGGACGGGCACTGGGCCGACGACCTGGCGGCCTGGCTCGGCCGGGACCTGACCGACGCCGACGTCCGGCACTGGCCCGCCGGTGACCTGGCCGCCGGGCCGAGCAGCGGCTCCTACCGGGTACGCGGCATGGTGGTGGTGCCGGCCAGCACCGCCGCCTGTGCCGGTATCGCCATCGGCCTGTCGAAGGACCTGTTGCAGCGGGCCGCCGAGGTCAACCTCAAGGAACGTCGCCCGGTGGTGCTGGTGCCCCGGGAGACGCCGGTGACCCGCAGCCACCTGGAGCACCTGATCGCACTGCACGACGCCGGTGCGGTGGTGCTGCCCGCCAGCCCCGGCTTCTACGGTGCCGGGGCGTCCGCCTCCGCGGCGCAGCTGGTCGACTTCGTGGCCGGGAAGGTGCTGGACGCGCTCGGCGTACCGCACACCCTGTTCCGGCGCTGGTCCGGTGAGCTGGCAGCGGACCGTTCCCGGTCCGGGCCGGCCGGACCGGGGGTGGACCGGACCTGAGGTCCGGTCCGGCCCCACGGCGCCACCCGGTCAGTAACGGCGCACCCGGTCAGTAACGTTGCCACCGGTCAGTAACGGTGCCACCGGTCAGTACATGCCGGCATTTGCCGGCCCGGGGCCGGTCGACGCCGCCGGGCCCACGTTGCGTGGTCTGCCGACGTCTTCCGCCTCGTCCAGCATGCCCTCCCCTTCAAGCAGGGCCCGCACCTCGGATTCCCGAAACCGGCGATGCCCGCCTGGAGTCCGGATACTGCCGATCCGGCCGGCCGCCGCCCATCTCGTCACAGTCTTCGGGTCCACCCGAAACAGCGCGGCGACCTCACCCGGTGTCAGCAGGCGATCTCCAGTGTCCACAGCCCCCTCCTCGCGTCGACGAAGCCCTCGGCTGAACACACTGCCCCCGGCTGGTGCGAGCCCAGAGCCGTCATGAGGGACGTATGGCAATTACAGCACCAGCGAACAGGCCTGTCCGCCAAACGTGAGAAACGCACGGAGTGGGAAGTTGGTCTATGGGATTTGGTGGTCGACCCTTGCCGACCGCTAGGGTCTACAGTCCGTGGACGCCATCGACCTGAGCCTCGTGGAGCTGTTGCGCGGTAACGCCCGTCTGTCCTACGCCGAGCTGGCCCGCCAAGTCGGTCTCTCCGCCCCGGCGGTACACGAGCGGGTGGGCAAGCTGGAGTCCAGCGGTGTGGTCCGGGGCTACCGGGCGGAGGTGTCGCCCGAGGCGATCGGGCTGGGCGTCACCGCGCTGATCGGGATCGTCGAGGGCTCCGGGGGCGACACCGACGACGTGCTGGAGGCGTTCCGGGCGATGCCCGAGATCGAGTCCTGCTACTTCATGGCCGGGGTGGAGTCCTTCCTGCTCAAGGCCAGGGTGGGCACCATAGCGGAGCTGGAGCAGCTGATCATGCGGCTGAACCGGACGCCGGGGGTGGCCTCGACCCGTACCGCGGTCGCCCTCTCCACCAAGTGGGAGAACCGCCCGCAGCCCGTCCCCACCCCGCCCGCCGGTTGACGAATACTTTTCGCTGTTACCGTTCCGGGGTGACACATCTGGACCGGTGCGACGAGGCCAGCCGGACGTGGGTCACCGAGGCGATCGCCACGGTCGAAGCCGACGCCAACCGCTCCGCCGACACCCACCTGCTCCCCTTCCCGCTGCCCCGCGCGTGGGGGATCGACCTGTATCTCAAGGACGAGTCGGTGCACCCGACCGGGTCGCTCAAACACCGGCTGGCCCGCTCCCTCTTCCTGTACGGCCTCTGCAACGGCTGGATCGGTCCGGACACCACGATCGTCGAGGCCTCCTCCGGCTCGACCGCGGTCAGCGAGGCGTACTTCGCCCGGATGCTGGGGTTGCCGTTCATCGCGGTGATGCCGGCCAGCACCTCGCCGGAGAAGATCGCCCAGATCGAGTTCCAGGGCGGTCGCTGCCACCTGATCCGGGACCCGGCCCAGGTCGTCGTGGAGGCCCGCTGGCTGGCCGAGGACTCCGGCGGCCACTACATGGACCAGTTCACCTACGCCGAACGAGCCACCGACTGGCGGGGCAACAACAACATCGCGGAGTCGATCTACGCGCAGCTGGCCCTGGAACGCCATCCCGTCCCGGACTGGATCGTGGTGGGCGCGGGCACCGGCGGGACCAGCGCCACCATCGGTCGGTACGCCCGCTACCGCCGGCTGCCCACCAAGCTCTGCGTGGTCGACCCGGAGAACTCGGCCTTCTACCCGGCCTGGCAGGCCGGCGACTGGTCGCTGCGTACCGGCCGGGGCTCCCGGATCGAGGGGATCGGCCGCCCCTGCGTGGAAGCGTCGTTCCTGCCCTCGGTGGTGGACCGGATGATCCAGGTACCCGACGCGGCCTCGCTGGCGGCGATGCGGGCCGGTTCGACCGTGCTCGGCCGCCGGGTCGGCGGTTCGACCGGCACCAACCTCTGGGGAGCCTTCGGACTGATCGCCGGAATGCTGGCGGCCGGCCGGACCGGCTCGGTGGTCACCCTCATCTGCGACGCCGGCGACCGGTACGCCGACAGCTACTACGCCGACACCTGGGTCGCCGACCAGGGCATCGACCTCACCCCCCACCTCACCACCATCGACCACTTCCTCACCACCGGCACCTGGCCCCCGTGAAAGGAAGGGCCCCTTCTTAACGCATCTGGTCGAGAGGGGTACCCCGCTAACACCGCCGCCGGGCGCCCGACCCCGCCGCGTCGGATGCCCGCCGCGTGGGGTGCCCGCCGGGTGGGGTGCCCGCCGGGTGGGGTGCCCGCCGGGTGGGGTGCCCGCCGGGCGTCGGGTGCCCGCTGCGTCGATGGGCGCCGGGGTCGGGGTACGAGGCGCGGCGGGTCAGGCTGGGGCGTCGTGGCGTACCGCCAGGCCCGGGTAGCGCAGCAGGTAGCCAGCGGGGTCGAGGGTCAGGTCGGCGGTGAAGGTGTCGCTGGTGAACCGGACCTGCCCGGCACCGAGCGCGGTGTAGACCTGCTCGGCCGGTACGACCAGCAGACTCGGCACCAGCACCCAGGCGACCGTGATGCGGTGCTCGGTCCCGGCCGGGGCGGCGGTCAGCCCCAGCCGGCGTACCGGCAGGGTGTTGAAGAGCGGGGAGCCGCCCAGGTCGACGTCGGACGCGTCGACCAACCCGTCCGGGTCGTCGGTACCGGGCAGGCCTGCGGTGGGCTGCCCGGCGGCGGTCAGCGCCCGGTCCAGGTCACCCTGCTCGGTGGTGGTCACCCGCCATCCGTCGGTGCCATGTTCCAGGTGTACGCCGCGCAGCCAGCCGGCCCCCTCGGCCTCCACCTCCAGCCGGCTGGTCGCCCAGTCCGGCCCGGTGACCAGGGTGTACCGGCAGGTGTACGGGATCGGGTCGACGGCGACCTGGGTACCCCGCGCGGTCAGACCCCGCTCGTCGGTGACCAGGGCGTGCTCCGCCCCGGTGGTGTCGATGCGGCTCCAGAACAGCGACTGTCCCATGAACCGGACGTTACCCGCCATTGCTCGCTGCCGGGCCGAGACTTCGGGGAGGCGGTGGTACCAGTGCGGACTGGACACCACCACCTCCCCGAGGCGGCGCTGAGGGTGCGGGTCGGTCAGTGGGTACGTGCGGGAGCCCGGCCGCCCTGGCCCCGGCGGTCGTCATGGCCGCGGCCGTCCGGCCGGAAACCGCTGCGGCGCTCGCCGCGCGGGTCACCCGTCCGGTCGCCCCGGTCGGCGAAGCGCTGCTCGCCCTGCGGCCGGTCGCCGAACCGGCGCTCGCCCGTGGGGCGGTCCCGGAAGCCTCGCTCACCACCGGGCCGGTCGCCGAAACGCTGCTCGCCCCGGGGGCGGTCACCGAAATCGCGTCCGCCGGCCGGGCGGTCCCGGAAACCCCGTCCGTCGGCCGGGCGGTCCCGGAAGCCGCGGTCACCGGCCGGGCGGTCGCCGAAGGAGCGATCGTCGCGGTCACCGAACCGCCGCGCCGGCCGGTCGCCGAAGCGCTGCTCACGCCGGTCACCGAAGCCGCGGTCGCCGGAGCCGCCCTCGCGCCGGTCACCGAAGCTCCGGTCACCGAAGCCCCGGTCGTCCCGGCCACCGAAGCGCTGCTCGCGCCGGTCACCGAAGCCGCGCTCGTCCCGGCTACCGAAACCGCGCTCGCCGCGGTCACCGAAGCGGCGCGGACCGGCCGACCGGCTGTCGTGGCGACGGGCCGGCGCGGGCTCCTCGCGGACCGGTACGCCACTGGGCTCGCGGGCACCGACCAGCTCGACCAGCGCGGTGTCACCGGCCCGTACCCGGGCTTCGGCCGGTGCCACGCCGGCCTTCTCCAGCATGGCGAGGGTGGTCCGGCGCTGCTTGGGCAGGACCAGGGTGGCCACCGCGCCCGACTCGCCGGCACGGGCGGTACGCCCGGCCCGGTGCAGGTAGTCCTTCGGGTCCTTCGGCGGGTCGACGTGCAGGACCAGGGTGACCCCGTCCACGTGGATGCCCCGGGCGGCCACGTCGGTGGCGACCAGCACGTTCATCCGGCCCTCACGGAACTCGGCGAGCGTGCGGGTACGCATCCGCTGGGTCTTGCCGCCGTGCAGTCCACCGGCGCGGACGCCGACCGCCGCGAACTGCTCCACCAGCCGGTCCACGCCCAACTGGGTACGGGCGAAGACCATGGTCCGGCCGTCCCGGGCCACGATCGACGCCGCCACCGCGAACTTGTCGTGTGGCGGGATCAGCAGCATGTGGTGGTCCATGGTGGACACGGCGGCGGTGGCCGGCGCGGTGGAGTGCGTGACCGGATCGGTCATGAACCGCTTGACCAGCGCGTCGACGTCACCGTCCAGGGTGGCCGAGAAGAGCAGCCGCTGGGCCCGCGCCGGGGTCTTCGCCAGCAGCTCGGTGACCTCGGGAAGGAAGCCCATGTCGGCCATCTGGTCGGCCTCGTCGAGCACGGTCACCTCGACGTCGTCCAGCCGGCAGACCCCTCGGGCGATCAGGTCACCGAGCCGACCCGGGGTGGCGACGATGATCTCCACGCCCCGACGCAGCGCGTCGATCTGGCGGTCGTACGGCACCCCCCCGACAGCGGTCTTGAGGAACACGCCTACCGACTTGCCGAGCGGTACCAGGGCGTCGTTCACCTGCATGGCGAGTTCCCGGGTGGGCACCAGGACCAGGGCCCGGGGGTGCAGCGGCCGGGCCCGGCCGCCGTCGGCGACCCGGGCCAGCAGGGGCAGGCCGAAGGCGAGGGTCTTGCCGGAGCCGGTCTGGCCCCGGCCGAGGACGTCGCGGCCGGCGAGGGCGTCCGGCACGGTGGCCCGCTGGATCTCGAAGGGCGTGTCGATGCCCTGGCGGGCCAACGCCCGGACCAGCGCCGGGGGCAGGCCCAGCGCGGCGAAGTCCGGCGCGGCCGTGACCGACACCTCGGCGTCGGCCGGCACGGCGCTGACCGGCACGGCGTCGCTCTGGTCGGCGCTCACCGGAACGGTGCTCACCGGAACGGTGCCGGGCTGGTCGGTACTGGCCGGAGTGGTCTCCGGCTGGTCGAGAGCGGTCGGGGACGTGCTGGGAACAGCAATGGTGGTCAAGAAGAGCCTTTCGAGCGGGGCGCATCTTCGCGATGGCCCCGTCGCAGCTCGAAGCGCCGCCGGATCGCCCGCAAGATCGCCCAGGGGCGCGGTCGTCCGCGCCGGGTCAGTGATCCCCACCAGTGTACGGGGAGCCGGCGAGGTCGCCACCGGCCGTACGGGGGTAGTGGGCGGACTCACCCGCGCGCCGGCCCCGTCAGCCCGCGGCGGCACCGCCCAGCAGGTTGTCCATCAGATCGCTGCCGATCAGTACCACCAGCACGCTGATCGCCACCAGCAGGGTCAGCGCGACGGCGAGCACGATCACCACCCGGGTGTTGCTGGACCGTTGGTTGGACGGCTCCGACCAGCCCTGCGCCAGGATGTGCCCGGTCAGCGAGCCGGAGTTCTCCACCGCCGGATTGCCCGGCGGTAACGAGACCGTGTTGAACCCCGGTCCGTCGGTGCCGCTGCCGTACACCGTGCTGGCCAGGTCCGGGCCGCCGTCGTACCGGCCGGTGGTGTTCGGGGGTGACCAGGTGGAACGGGGCTGGGCCGGCGTCACCGGCGGGGTGGAGACCGGTCGGTTCGGGTTCGCGGACCCGGTTGCGCTGGCGCGGGCGTACGCCGGGGAGGTGGCGGGCGGCGGCGGGAAGGGCGGCGCCGGCATCGGACCGGGCGGTGCCGGCGGCGGGGGGATCCGCGGACCGGGGGGTGGGACCGGCGGGCCGGGCGGCGTCGGCACCGGCGGGGACGGCGCCGGTGCGGGGGGTACGGGCCCGGGGCCGGGGGGTACCGGCGTCGGGACCGGCTCCGGCTCCGGCATGGGCGGGGTAGGTGGCCCGACCGGCTCCGGGGTGGGCTCGGGGGTCGGCGGCCCGACCGGCTCCGGCTCCGGGGTGGGGACGGGCTCGGGGGTGGGGGCGGGTTCGGGCGTGTGCGCGGGCCACGGACTGGGTGCCGGCTCGGGAGTCGAGGCCGGTGGCCGGGCCGGGTCGGCGGAGGCCTGCTCGGTGGAGGCCTGTTCGGCCGGCGCGTGGCCGGTCGGGGTCGACCGGTACACCTTCGGGCTGCTGGCCGGCGTGGCCGACGCGGCGACGGCGTCCGCGGCGTCGGCGGCCGAGATCCGGACCAGCCCGGGTACGGCGGCGCTGGCCCGCGCCGGTCCCGGCTCGGAGCCACCGGTGCGCTGGGCCGGCACCTGGGGTCCGGCCGGCCGGGTGCCCTGGGCCGGGTGGGGTGGCGGGATCGCTCCGGCGGAGGCCGGCGTGGTGCCGCTCGCCACCTGCGGGGCGTCGTCCGACGCGGGGGCGGCGGCCGGTTTCGGGGCTCCGCTGGCCGGCGGTCGTTCCTGCGTGGAGGACCTGGCCCGGTACATGGTGCCGCCGGTGGGGCGGGTCCACCCGGCGTCCTGCGGCGGTGCCGTCCGGTTGGCGACGCTTACCTGCGCCCGGCCGGTGCCGGCGGCGGGTGCCGCGGCCTCCGACGGGCCAGGCTCCCGTCCCGCCGGGTCGGGCGTGGGACCGGGGTCCGCCGTCTCCACCGGAACCTGCTGCTCGCCCATGCTCGTCCTCCGCGCCGACGCCCGCGCCCGGACCCGTGAGGTGAGGCCGGGAGTGCTTGGTGTCACGGTGCCATACTCCGGCCGCGCAGCACAGCCGGAGTGAGCCGTTCCGCCGGCCGGTCGCCGGAGTCGACGACCGCCGAGCCACCGCGCGATCGGGTACGCCATCTCGGGTGACAAGTGACCTTGACATGGACGCCCGCGTCAAGCAGTCTTGACTAGACAAGGTTGCTTGACACATTGGGCGGGCATGAGAAACGACCTTCGAGAGTTACGGCTGGCAGCCGGGCTGTCCCAGCGGGAGTTGGGCCAGGTGCTGAACGTCTCGCGGCAGACCGTCAACTCGATCGAGACCGGCCGTTACGACCCGTCACTTCCGCTGGCGATCGCCATCGCCCGGCACTTCCAGCGCACCGTGGAGGAGATCTTTCATGTCGACTGAGCGGCACGTATCCGAGACCCGGGAGCGGGGCGGCAGGCAGCCGGTCATCTTCCTCGGGCTTCTGCTGGTGATCCTGGCGGTGGTGGTGCCCACCGGTCTGTTGCTGCGCGAACACGGCCCCGGGAACATGGGCTCGGGCTTCCTGATGGGGGCGGCCGTCGGGCTGGTCGGCGTCGCGGTGGGGTTCTGGCGACTGACCAGGCGGCCGGACCGGGCGACCACCTTCGAGCGGGCCTGGACCCAGACCGGCGACGAACGGGACGACGCGGTGCTCACCCGCTCCCTGGCGGTCCTCGGCCTGCTCGCCGTCCCGCTCACCGGCGTCGCCGCGATCGCGATCGGGCTCGGCGCCCCGGTGGAGATGATGCTCGCCCTGCTGCTCCTGGCCCAGGCCGCGGTGGGGGCG
Above is a window of Micromonospora yangpuensis DNA encoding:
- a CDS encoding PLP-dependent cysteine synthase family protein, whose amino-acid sequence is MTHLDRCDEASRTWVTEAIATVEADANRSADTHLLPFPLPRAWGIDLYLKDESVHPTGSLKHRLARSLFLYGLCNGWIGPDTTIVEASSGSTAVSEAYFARMLGLPFIAVMPASTSPEKIAQIEFQGGRCHLIRDPAQVVVEARWLAEDSGGHYMDQFTYAERATDWRGNNNIAESIYAQLALERHPVPDWIVVGAGTGGTSATIGRYARYRRLPTKLCVVDPENSAFYPAWQAGDWSLRTGRGSRIEGIGRPCVEASFLPSVVDRMIQVPDAASLAAMRAGSTVLGRRVGGSTGTNLWGAFGLIAGMLAAGRTGSVVTLICDAGDRYADSYYADTWVADQGIDLTPHLTTIDHFLTTGTWPP
- a CDS encoding Lrp/AsnC family transcriptional regulator, whose translation is MDAIDLSLVELLRGNARLSYAELARQVGLSAPAVHERVGKLESSGVVRGYRAEVSPEAIGLGVTALIGIVEGSGGDTDDVLEAFRAMPEIESCYFMAGVESFLLKARVGTIAELEQLIMRLNRTPGVASTRTAVALSTKWENRPQPVPTPPAG
- a CDS encoding UbiX family flavin prenyltransferase; the encoded protein is MREPWVVGVSGASGTPYAAAVVRALLDAGAAVDLIVSRAARLTVLDETGRPFRDGHWADDLAAWLGRDLTDADVRHWPAGDLAAGPSSGSYRVRGMVVVPASTAACAGIAIGLSKDLLQRAAEVNLKERRPVVLVPRETPVTRSHLEHLIALHDAGAVVLPASPGFYGAGASASAAQLVDFVAGKVLDALGVPHTLFRRWSGELAADRSRSGPAGPGVDRT
- a CDS encoding menaquinone biosynthesis decarboxylase produces the protein MAARKFPYDDLKDFLAALEKAGELRRVSVPVDPTLEISEVVTRTVRADGPALLFERPTRGEMPVAINLFGTEKRMAMALGVESLDEIGARLGEMLKPELPVGLSGMMDGLGKVRQLTSMPPKKVRTAPCQQVVYRGDDVDLDRLPGLQVWPGDGGIFHNFGLTHTKHPETGKRNLGLYRLQQHSSTSIGMHWQIHKNSTAHHAVAERLGQRLPVAIAIGCDPAVAYSASAPLPADIDEYLFAGYLRGARVEMVDCLTVPLQVPAHAQIVLEGYIEPGERMPEGPFGDHTGFYTPVEPFPVMHVECMTMQRDPVYHSIVTSQPPQEDHGLGKATERIFAPLLRFLIPDIVDYDLPAAGVFHNCAIVSIRKRYPKHAQKVMNAIWGAHMMSLTKLIVIVDEDCDVHDYNEVAFRAFGNVDYARDLLLTEGPVDHLDHASYQQFWGGKAGVDATRKLPEEGYHRGWPEEMRMAPEVVSLVDKRWKEYGI
- a CDS encoding putative glycolipid-binding domain-containing protein; the protein is MGQSLFWSRIDTTGAEHALVTDERGLTARGTQVAVDPIPYTCRYTLVTGPDWATSRLEVEAEGAGWLRGVHLEHGTDGWRVTTTEQGDLDRALTAAGQPTAGLPGTDDPDGLVDASDVDLGGSPLFNTLPVRRLGLTAAPAGTEHRITVAWVLVPSLLVVPAEQVYTALGAGQVRFTSDTFTADLTLDPAGYLLRYPGLAVRHDAPA
- the mqnP gene encoding menaquinone biosynthesis prenyltransferase MqnP, coding for MTATAEAPGRVRAFLNLVAIEHSVFALPFAYLSALTAMQVNGGRVRWLDLLLITVAMVGARTFAMAANRILDRRIDARNPRTANRELVTGAVSVRTAWTGAGVALVVFLAAAALLNPLVLVLAPLAVVPLVVYPYGKRFTDWPHAILAVAQAVGPVGAWLAVTGTFAGSWPAWLLGAAVGLWIGGFDLIYACQDAEVDREIGVRSVPARYGKRFALHASTVAHVVTFGLFVWFGVLVGFGWPWWLGLLLTAVAFGYQHVVVTPTDLSRVNRAFFTANGFVGIALFVFALLDLVLRLGLRP
- a CDS encoding helix-turn-helix transcriptional regulator, yielding MRNDLRELRLAAGLSQRELGQVLNVSRQTVNSIETGRYDPSLPLAIAIARHFQRTVEEIFHVD
- a CDS encoding terpene synthase family protein; this translates as MVDRTLRALASACPLPARRPAPMVDEVQDWLAALLTESGLPLDGPARHRLHQARFAGYAARLYPHADEADLRVLTALFTWFFLVDDACDGPQALSPERISALREGTLYLLRYGPRPAHPGLTGPLRRLLLRAWREPRHRMPDRWRTRFADAVAEHLDGTWRERMNRATGRRPGVDEYVVLRRATSAAYVSYPLIEFVTGRPLPDAVYHHPALRRVGEVGNDLLSWYNDLASLERDRATSGGHNLVLAVAAERGVPVDAAVELVAERWRAAMARFVTLRATVPSFGPALDEAVTTHLDGVADAVRGTIDWTLESARYG
- a CDS encoding BldC family transcriptional regulator, which codes for MDTGDRLLTPGEVAALFRVDPKTVTRWAAAGRIGSIRTPGGHRRFRESEVRALLEGEGMLDEAEDVGRPRNVGPAASTGPGPANAGMY
- a CDS encoding DEAD/DEAH box helicase, whose protein sequence is MPVSAVPADAEVSVTAAPDFAALGLPPALVRALARQGIDTPFEIQRATVPDALAGRDVLGRGQTGSGKTLAFGLPLLARVADGGRARPLHPRALVLVPTRELAMQVNDALVPLGKSVGVFLKTAVGGVPYDRQIDALRRGVEIIVATPGRLGDLIARGVCRLDDVEVTVLDEADQMADMGFLPEVTELLAKTPARAQRLLFSATLDGDVDALVKRFMTDPVTHSTAPATAAVSTMDHHMLLIPPHDKFAVAASIVARDGRTMVFARTQLGVDRLVEQFAAVGVRAGGLHGGKTQRMRTRTLAEFREGRMNVLVATDVAARGIHVDGVTLVLHVDPPKDPKDYLHRAGRTARAGESGAVATLVLPKQRRTTLAMLEKAGVAPAEARVRAGDTALVELVGAREPSGVPVREEPAPARRHDSRSAGPRRFGDRGERGFGSRDERGFGDRREQRFGGRDDRGFGDRSFGDRREGGSGDRGFGDRREQRFGDRPARRFGDRDDRSFGDRPAGDRGFRDRPADGRGFRDRPAGGRDFGDRPRGEQRFGDRPGGERGFRDRPTGERRFGDRPQGEQRFADRGDRTGDPRGERRSGFRPDGRGHDDRRGQGGRAPARTH